One Tetrapisispora phaffii CBS 4417 chromosome 2, complete genome genomic region harbors:
- the TPHA0B00120 gene encoding uncharacterized protein, which yields MVDKKIRNKKSRYHKMKLSNIFGILVTLLVCVSGSFPYYDQFALTTTSCLYQYFDVEDPVKYKIAWWGSFLASPGGPIRWIEKMQDTCDACKADHKDPENTDCEDGIFDLVTGAIQNVVTGTMGWNSGLRLNNALFDGHLNKRNFVLLAAVLIVWVAYIWD from the coding sequence ATGgttgataaaaaaataagaaacaaGAAATCAAGATACCATAAAATGAAGTTGagtaatatttttggaattttaGTCACGCTCCTAGTTTGTGTCTCAGGGTCATTTCCATACTATGATCAATTTGCTTTAACTACTACATCATgtttatatcaatattttgatgTTGAGGACCCagttaaatataaaattgcaTGGTGGGGTTCATTTCTAGCGTCCCCAGGAGGACCAATTAGATGGATTGAAAAGATGCAAGATACTTGTGACGCTTGTAAAGCTGACCATAAAGATCCTGAAAATACTGATTGTGAAGATggaatatttgatttagtCACAGGTGCCATTCAAAATGTTGTTACTGGGACAATGGGTTGGAATAGTGGATTAAGACTTAATAATGCATTGTTTGACGGTCACcttaataaaagaaattttgttttactTGCAGCAGTACTAATAGTCTGGGTAGCATATATATGGGATTAA
- the TPHA0B00100 gene encoding uncharacterized protein — translation MDFLFFILLGPTIADDQTSDLEEYQVMTEALGNGSFAVTSNPKLFKLSLWGAFFHEGTSTAWDLFRCCKTCESWNEVAQSTECDQAARSAIRTVVLGGLLAAGSANGVFRNKRELSSHHAHWTNSMVNGVKSGLYPSLDYHSHYTDSMEKLSYVILGTEKGEPIMNVTLSSESYGNGVVTAKAALTNSTLSKREANLFPLCYGQVSVDYCRNENYLLSTSSSGVYDAATVISNHAAPNGVNDSGYDDYLFDYYKTYVCDEANKNCDWYGSFRLWYADNTNIYEWSKCDNGL, via the coding sequence atggattttcttttttttattttattaggACCGACTATTGCTGATGATCAAACCAGTGACTTAGAAGAATATCAAGTAATGACGGAAGCTTTAGGAAACGGTTCATTTGCTGTCACTTCGAATCCTAagttattcaaattaaGTTTATGGGGAGCCTTTTTTCATGAAGGTACATCCACAGCTTGGGACTTATTTAGATGTTGCAAAACTTGCGAAAGCTGGAACGAGGTAGCACAAAGCACCGAATGTGACCAGGCTGCAAGATCAGCAATTAGAACAGTTGTTCTTGGTGGACTTTTAGCCGCTGGTTCAGCAAATGGTGTCTTCCGAAACAAAAGAGAGCTTAGTTCTCATCATGCTCATTGGACTAATAGCATGGTTAATGGTGTTAAAAGTGGTCTCTATCCAAGTCTTGATTACCATAGTCATTATACTGATAGCATGGAAAAGCTCAGTTACGTTATTTTAGGAACAGAAAAAGGCGAACCAATTATGAACGTTACTTTATCATCAGAAAGTTATGGTAACGGTGTGGTCACTGCTAAAGCTGCTTTAACCAACAGCACTTTATCTAAAAGGGAGGCTAATTTATTCCCTCTATGTTATGGACAAGTTAGTGTTGATTATTGCAGAAATGAAAACTATCTTTTGAGTACATCTTCTTCTGGTGTTTATGATGCTGCAACAgtaatttcaaatcatGCAGCACCAAATGGAGTTAATGATTCGGGCTATGATGATTATTTATTCGACTATTATAAAACATATGTATGTGATGAAGCAAACAAAAATTGTGATTGGTATGGATCTTTTAGATTGTGGTATGCCGATAATACAAACATCTATGAATGGTCAAAATGTGATAATGGTTTATAG
- the TPHA0B00140 gene encoding uncharacterized protein yields MFISIISYGPWSIKGSSTKYSKELVYGEIDDSQLSTIFYQLGINYNERSFTKRIPSAINFMLEQFRAETKVIIAIGKQNTSTLIILAPCWINSKKKNSVLNIDLEEVNRVTVSKINAMETYAPTIFPDSMEMGTLTQQNNYVTEIRNINFVTIRSLKKYYPIMYINCSKKDITLSMEHSKYCTQFFDGLMKHSPFKYVSLLRYPIQYEMKMDGVVRREKIIKFSSNEHRLGNIVLMCRNRSQNRYEIISQSENVYLKEEYIKRVGDYRYYRTIGTLTAASRPEDDDWRFEKFAQLPTYYEAMTT; encoded by the coding sequence atgtttaTTAGTATTATTTCATATGGACCATGGAGCATAAAAGGGTCCAGTACAAAATATTCTAAAGAGTTAGTGTATGGTGAAATTGATGACTCTCAACTCAGCACTATTTTTTATCAACTGGgaattaattataatgaaaGGAGCTTTACCAAACGAATTCCTTCAGCCATAAATTTTATGCTTGAGCAATTCAGAGCAGAAACTAAAGTAATAATTGCAATTGGAAAACAAAATACAAGTACCCTCATAATACTGGCACCATGTTGGAtaaattccaaaaaaaaaaactcAGTCTTGAACATTGATCTGGAGGAAGTGAATAGGGTGACAGTTTCTAAAATAAATGCCATGGAAACATACGCACCAACTATTTTTCCAGATTCAATGGAAATGGGCACACTCACACAACAGAATAATTATGTAACAGAaataagaaatataaaCTTTGTTACAATTAGAAGTCTGAAAAAATACTACCCAATTATGTACATAAATTGTTCAAAAAAAGACATTACACTGTCAATGGAACATTCTAAATATTGTACACAATTCTTTGATGGATTAATGAAACACAGTCCTTTTAAATATGTGAGCCTTCTGCGATATCCAATCCAGTACGAAATGAAGATGGATGGTGTAGTAAGGAGGGAAAAGATAATTAAGTTTTCTAGCAATGAACATCGTCTTGGAAATATTGTCCTAATGTGTAGAAATCGCTCCCAGAACAGatatgaaattatttcCCAAAGTGAAAATgtttatttgaaagaagaatatattaaacGAGTAGGTGATTATAGATACTATAGGACTATAGGAACTTTGACAGCAGCTTCTAGACCGGAAGATGATGATTGgagatttgaaaaattcgCCCAATTACCCACGTATTATGAAGCGATGACAACATAA
- the TPHA0B00130 gene encoding uncharacterized protein, translated as MCFSATHKDEWYADVRIKRWKENNYYIKPSWDIPCQNFVLVPSI; from the coding sequence ATGTGTTTTTCGGCAACACACAAGGATGAATGGTATGCTGATGTGAGAATTAAAAGATGGAAGgaaaacaattattatattaaaccAAGCTGGGATATACCGTGtcaaaattttgttttagtTCCAAGTATATGa